From Streptobacillus canis, the proteins below share one genomic window:
- a CDS encoding heavy metal translocating P-type ATPase, whose translation MNNNNKHLSHSHHNHGDMDHSKHEHVSTEEHGDHKNQHHDHHAGHDHSGHSGHDHHHHGNFKELFLKSLPIGIIIMLLSPMAGFELPFQFTFPYSDIVVAILSTILIIYGGRPFYQGAVDEFKQKEPGMMALVSLGLSVSYLYSIYTVIASYVTGEQIMDFFFEFASLLLIMLLGHWIEMKAIGEAGDAQEELAKLVPKDAHVVLADDSIETRPVADLKIGDLIRVQAGENVPADGTIERGESRVNEALLTGESKAVKKGPGDEVIGGSTNGEGVLYIKVNETGDQSFISQVQNLISQAQSQPSRAENIAQKVARWLFYIAVIVALIAFVVWTLIADIPTAVKFAITTLVIACPHALGLAIPLVTARSTSLGASRGLLVKDRQALEIAQDADVMILDKTGTLTTGEFKVLDVKLLNDKYTKEEIIALLAGIEGGSSHPIAQSIISFTDEQGIRPASFDSIDVISGAGVEGKAGGHRYQLISQKAYGRNLDIDIPKGATLSVLVENDDAIGAVALGDELKPTSKELIKVLKKNNIEPIMATGDNEKAAQGAAEDLEIEYRSNQSPQDKYELVKTLKEEGKKVIMVGDGVNDAPSLALADVGIAVGAGTQVALDSADVILTQSDPGDIESFIELAHKTTRKMKQNLFWGAGYNFIAIPLAAGILVPIGITLSPALGAILMSVSTVIVAINAILLRLDPKNNG comes from the coding sequence ATGAACAATAACAACAAACATTTATCCCACAGTCACCATAATCATGGCGACATGGATCATTCAAAACATGAGCACGTAAGCACGGAAGAACATGGAGACCATAAGAATCAACATCACGACCATCATGCTGGGCATGACCACAGCGGGCACAGTGGGCATGACCACCATCATCACGGTAACTTTAAGGAACTTTTCTTAAAATCATTGCCAATAGGAATCATTATTATGCTCTTATCCCCTATGGCTGGGTTTGAACTACCATTCCAGTTTACTTTTCCATATTCTGATATTGTAGTAGCTATTTTATCTACTATATTAATTATTTATGGTGGTCGTCCATTCTATCAAGGGGCAGTTGACGAATTTAAACAAAAAGAACCTGGAATGATGGCTCTCGTTTCTTTAGGTTTAAGTGTTTCATATTTATATAGTATTTATACTGTAATAGCAAGCTACGTAACAGGTGAACAAATTATGGATTTTTTCTTTGAATTTGCTTCATTACTATTAATCATGTTATTAGGTCACTGGATTGAGATGAAAGCTATTGGAGAAGCAGGAGATGCACAAGAAGAACTGGCTAAGTTAGTACCAAAAGATGCTCATGTAGTATTAGCTGACGATTCAATAGAAACACGACCAGTTGCTGACTTAAAGATAGGTGATTTAATTCGAGTTCAAGCTGGAGAAAATGTGCCAGCAGACGGAACTATCGAGCGTGGCGAATCACGTGTAAATGAAGCTCTTTTGACTGGAGAATCAAAAGCAGTTAAAAAAGGTCCTGGCGATGAAGTAATCGGAGGCTCAACAAATGGAGAAGGGGTTCTTTATATTAAAGTGAATGAGACAGGTGATCAATCCTTCATCTCTCAAGTTCAGAATTTAATCAGCCAAGCTCAAAGTCAGCCTTCCAGAGCAGAAAATATTGCTCAAAAGGTTGCAAGGTGGCTTTTCTATATTGCGGTCATTGTCGCACTAATAGCTTTTGTAGTATGGACGCTTATAGCGGACATCCCAACGGCAGTAAAATTTGCTATCACAACATTAGTTATAGCTTGTCCACACGCATTGGGTCTGGCTATTCCATTGGTAACCGCCCGTAGCACAAGCTTAGGAGCTAGCCGTGGCTTACTAGTAAAAGACCGCCAAGCTTTAGAAATAGCTCAAGATGCAGATGTGATGATTTTAGATAAAACGGGTACTTTAACAACAGGTGAGTTTAAAGTATTAGATGTAAAACTTCTTAATGACAAATATACAAAAGAGGAAATCATTGCCTTACTGGCAGGTATTGAAGGAGGGTCTAGTCACCCAATTGCTCAATCAATTATAAGTTTCACCGACGAGCAAGGTATACGTCCAGCATCTTTTGATTCGATTGATGTGATTTCCGGTGCTGGAGTAGAGGGTAAAGCAGGCGGGCACCGTTACCAATTAATCAGTCAAAAAGCCTACGGACGTAATCTGGATATTGATATTCCAAAAGGAGCAACTCTCAGTGTCTTAGTAGAAAACGATGATGCTATTGGTGCTGTAGCTTTAGGGGATGAATTAAAACCAACGAGCAAAGAGTTAATTAAAGTTCTTAAAAAGAACAATATAGAGCCGATTATGGCAACAGGTGATAATGAAAAAGCGGCTCAAGGCGCGGCAGAAGATTTAGAGATTGAATATAGATCAAATCAATCTCCACAAGACAAATATGAGTTAGTAAAAACACTTAAAGAAGAAGGAAAAAAAGTTATCATGGTAGGTGACGGTGTCAATGATGCTCCTTCTCTTGCCTTAGCAGATGTTGGAATAGCGGTCGGTGCAGGAACTCAAGTGGCGTTGGATTCAGCTGATGTCATCTTGACTCAATCTGATCCAGGAGATATTGAATCATTTATTGAATTAGCACACAAAACAACTCGTAAAATGAAACAAAATCTCTTTTGGGGAGCTGGTTATAACTTTATAGCTATCCCTCTAGCTGCAGGAATTTTGGTTCCTATTGGTATCACATTAAGCCCTGCATTAGGAGCAATTCTAATGTCTGTGTCAACAGTCATCGTCGCCATTAATGCTATTTTATTAAGATTAGATCCAAAAAATAACGGTTAA
- a CDS encoding ATP-dependent nuclease, which yields MITEFDSIPYSNAGRGLQCLLKTKLALNNINTNKDKIILIEEPENHLSYSNMNNLIDILQENSNKESSQIIISTHSSFVLNKLGLENLILLSNKKISKITNLSSDTVKYFKAISGYDTCEEGGVTFKKIE from the coding sequence ATGATAACGGAATTTGATAGTATTCCATATTCCAATGCTGGTAGAGGGCTACAATGCTTATTAAAAACTAAGCTTGCTTTAAATAATATTAATACAAATAAAGATAAAATAATTTTAATTGAAGAGCCAGAAAACCATTTGTCATATTCTAACATGAATAATTTAATTGATATTCTACAAGAAAATAGTAATAAGGAATCTAGTCAAATAATTATTTCAACTCATAGCAGTTTTGTTTTAAATAAATTAGGCTTAGAAAATTTAATACTTTTATCAAACAAAAAAATCTCTAAAATTACAAATTTAAGTAGTGATACAGTAAAATATTTTAAAGCTATTTCAGGATACGACACATGTGAAGAAGGTGGTGTTACTTTCAAGAAAATAGAATAA
- a CDS encoding helix-turn-helix domain-containing protein has translation MKVSYNGLWKILIDKGLNKKELKEKVEIAPTTVAKMGRGELVSMEILLELVKS, from the coding sequence ATGAAGGTAAGCTACAATGGATTGTGGAAAATACTCATAGATAAAGGATTGAATAAAAAAGAGTTGAAAGAAAAAGTTGAAATTGCACCAACTACAGTTGCAAAAATGGGGCGAGGAGAACTTGTAAGTATGGAAATACTTTTAGAATTGGTAAAGAGTTAG
- a CDS encoding ORF6N domain-containing protein translates to MADNSNIVVSDVVDIRNMIYTFRGKQVMVDSDLATLYKVETKVFNQAVKRNLNRFPESFRFQLSEEEFKNLRSQFATSSSNKHGGRRYLPYVFTEQGIAMLSAVLKSDIAVEVSIKIMNSFVEMRKFLLSNQELFSRLDRVELKQLETDKKLEEVFNYIATNTEVKQKLFFNGQIYDAFSFIVEIIQKASKEIILIDNYVDINTLNILCKKNNGVNINVYTSGKGNLTIKDINKFNTQYPTLAVKTNTDFHDRFLILDNTAVYHIGASIKDAGKKSFGITKIEDKDMIESLLKRVR, encoded by the coding sequence ATGGCGGATAATTCAAATATTGTTGTTTCAGATGTTGTTGATATAAGAAATATGATTTATACATTTAGAGGAAAACAAGTTATGGTTGATAGTGATTTAGCTACCTTGTATAAGGTAGAAACTAAAGTATTTAATCAAGCTGTAAAAAGAAATTTGAACAGATTCCCTGAATCATTTCGTTTTCAATTAAGTGAAGAAGAATTTAAAAACTTGAGGTCACAATTTGCCACCTCAAGTTCAAATAAACATGGTGGTAGAAGATATCTGCCATATGTATTCACAGAACAAGGAATAGCCATGCTTTCAGCTGTGTTAAAAAGTGACATAGCCGTTGAAGTGAGCATAAAAATTATGAATAGTTTTGTGGAAATGAGAAAGTTTTTACTATCCAATCAAGAGCTATTTTCAAGACTAGATCGAGTGGAACTAAAGCAACTTGAAACAGACAAAAAATTAGAAGAAGTATTTAACTATATTGCAACTAACACAGAAGTGAAACAGAAGCTCTTTTTTAATGGTCAAATATATGATGCATTTAGTTTTATTGTTGAAATTATCCAAAAAGCAAGTAAGGAAATTATTTTAATTGATAATTATGTAGATATTAATACATTGAATATTCTATGTAAGAAAAATAATGGAGTAAATATTAATGTTTATACTTCAGGAAAAGGAAATCTAACAATAAAAGATATCAATAAATTTAACACGCAATATCCAACATTAGCGGTAAAAACAAATACAGATTTTCACGATAGATTTTTGATTCTAGATAACACGGCAGTTTATCACATAGGGGCATCAATAAAAGATGCAGGAAAGAAAAGTTTTGGAATTACAAAAATAGAAGATAAAGATATGATAGAAAGTCTTTTAAAAAGAGTGAGGTAA
- a CDS encoding Fic family protein, producing the protein MKDFLSVHRLMMDELFKESGKFRSKDVAIYDAKGNILHIGCSPEFVNDLVLNLFRWGETAHPLIKSSIIHFELEIIHPFSAGNGRMGRIWQNLILLKWNKLFEWLPMETIVYENQIKYYEILERCNKANDSTEFIEFMLEIIYKSIKNYSKDIRKDNLLERLNEKEKEVLKVIDRYLKNNKEITNTKAAALVNKPLNTTRRYILKFVELGILEMSGENKNRVYFRK; encoded by the coding sequence ATAAAAGATTTTTTAAGTGTACATAGATTGATGATGGATGAATTATTTAAAGAAAGTGGTAAATTTAGAAGTAAGGATGTAGCTATTTATGATGCAAAAGGAAATATTTTACATATAGGTTGTAGTCCAGAATTTGTAAATGATTTGGTATTAAATTTATTTAGATGGGGAGAAACAGCACATCCACTTATTAAAAGTTCAATAATTCATTTTGAGTTAGAAATAATACACCCTTTTTCAGCTGGAAATGGACGAATGGGAAGAATATGGCAAAATCTTATACTTTTAAAATGGAATAAGCTATTTGAATGGCTACCAATGGAAACTATAGTATATGAAAATCAAATTAAATATTATGAAATATTAGAAAGATGTAATAAAGCTAATGATTCTACAGAATTTATAGAATTTATGTTAGAAATAATATACAAAAGTATTAAAAATTATTCAAAAGATATTAGAAAAGATAATCTTTTAGAGAGATTAAATGAAAAAGAAAAAGAAGTATTAAAAGTGATAGATAGATATTTAAAAAATAATAAGGAGATTACAAATACTAAAGCAGCAGCTCTTGTAAATAAGCCGTTAAATACAACTAGAAGGTACATATTAAAATTTGTTGAGTTAGGTATTTTAGAAATGTCCGGTGAAAATAAAAATAGAGTATATTTTAGAAAATGA
- a CDS encoding TetR/AcrR family transcriptional regulator: MSRNKYPEKSKELILEVSKKLFIENGFEQTSIQNIIDNLGGMTKGVVYHHFKSKMDILNSIIGINDEKLLNEEWLGNNGLEKLQYGILSSLKDYKKISTLYVIKISLKSPQILYEQYNAMYEALIPIVNKVIKEGILDGSIKTDFPEEVAEFLVIYFNFIIGLRITELNMEDLIKKIKFFKTIFERLEFPIISEEIFNTMLELLKYILIIKNKLD, translated from the coding sequence ATGTCTAGAAATAAATATCCTGAAAAAAGTAAAGAATTGATATTAGAAGTTTCCAAAAAATTATTTATTGAAAATGGTTTTGAACAAACGAGTATTCAAAACATTATTGACAATCTTGGTGGGATGACGAAAGGTGTTGTATATCATCATTTTAAATCTAAGATGGATATTTTAAATTCAATTATTGGAATAAATGATGAGAAGTTATTGAATGAAGAATGGCTTGGAAATAATGGATTAGAAAAACTTCAATATGGGATATTGAGTTCTTTGAAAGATTATAAAAAAATTTCAACATTATATGTTATAAAAATTTCTTTAAAAAGTCCTCAAATATTATATGAACAATATAATGCTATGTATGAAGCTTTAATACCTATAGTAAATAAAGTGATTAAAGAGGGTATTTTAGATGGCTCGATTAAAACAGATTTTCCAGAGGAAGTTGCTGAATTTTTAGTAATTTACTTTAATTTTATTATAGGGTTAAGAATTACAGAATTGAATATGGAAGATTTGATAAAAAAAATTAAATTTTTTAAAACTATTTTTGAAAGATTAGAGTTCCCAATTATTTCTGAAGAAATTTTTAATACAATGTTAGAATTGTTAAAATATATTTTAATAATCAAAAATAAACTAGATTAG
- a CDS encoding alpha/beta fold hydrolase, with protein sequence MKKVFIHGIGQSNAAWDEMKPHILGEAKYLNLLNFDEESDDIYQELYNMLCKECNKEDGDVHLCGISLGGVMAMQYAIDFPQKVKSLILINTPYKIPVLLLKLQKLIFQCTPSIFFNKGFSKKNSIKLISRIIEKNSWEEIKNIKAKILIIYGDKDKINKKFAIRLFKETLNSKIVKIENANHEINVEQPMKLLEEINIFWEEIKDYGNRNIINK encoded by the coding sequence ATGAAAAAAGTTTTTATTCACGGTATAGGTCAATCTAATGCAGCGTGGGATGAAATGAAACCACATATATTAGGAGAAGCAAAGTACTTAAATTTATTAAATTTTGATGAAGAAAGTGATGATATCTATCAAGAATTATATAATATGTTATGTAAAGAATGTAATAAAGAAGATGGGGACGTTCATTTGTGTGGAATTTCATTAGGAGGAGTGATGGCTATGCAATATGCTATTGACTTCCCTCAAAAAGTAAAATCTTTAATTCTTATAAATACACCTTATAAAATACCCGTTTTATTGTTAAAATTACAAAAATTAATTTTTCAGTGTACACCATCTATATTTTTTAATAAAGGATTTTCTAAAAAAAATTCTATAAAATTAATTAGTAGAATTATAGAAAAGAACTCTTGGGAAGAAATAAAAAATATAAAGGCTAAAATTTTAATTATATATGGAGATAAAGATAAGATTAATAAAAAATTTGCAATTAGACTTTTTAAAGAAACATTAAATTCTAAAATAGTTAAAATAGAAAATGCTAATCATGAAATAAATGTTGAACAGCCTATGAAATTATTAGAAGAAATCAATATTTTTTGGGAAGAAATAAAAGATTATGGTAATAGAAATATTATTAATAAATAA
- a CDS encoding GNAT family N-acetyltransferase: protein MKVIIYDDRYKNQLIEMVSEARVTMGISSVIRSDLYDIKTNYLDKGDMFWIAIDESDVVVGCIGYSHIENSDEAFLHRFYVKASRKNQGIGTKLLYIAEKTMKSKGIRKSKVHLGEPKEIWFESYSFYPKNGYIEYEPRYMLKNL, encoded by the coding sequence ATGAAAGTAATAATTTATGATGATAGATATAAAAATCAACTCATTGAAATGGTATCAGAAGCAAGGGTTACTATGGGTATATCATCAGTTATAAGATCTGATTTGTATGATATTAAAACCAATTATCTTGATAAAGGAGATATGTTTTGGATCGCTATTGATGAAAGTGATGTTGTAGTTGGATGTATAGGTTATTCTCATATTGAAAATTCTGATGAAGCTTTTTTACATAGATTTTATGTGAAAGCTTCAAGAAAAAATCAAGGTATAGGAACCAAATTACTTTATATAGCTGAGAAAACAATGAAAAGTAAAGGGATAAGAAAATCAAAAGTACATTTAGGAGAACCTAAAGAAATATGGTTTGAGTCATATTCTTTTTATCCTAAGAATGGATATATAGAGTATGAACCAAGATATATGTTAAAGAA